The proteins below come from a single Thunnus thynnus chromosome 10, fThuThy2.1, whole genome shotgun sequence genomic window:
- the fam110d gene encoding protein FAM110C, which produces MKPLTPIGSPSPLRLLNKGPDYLRRQIDGGGHGRSISAVERLEADKAKYVKSQQVINTKQEPVLVPCATPPPQPRRALVIPSSLTPHLPPRRSSNTPYSTLSGSFTSKDENENDDSRKENRRTSVDVEAHNRSNVNNVMLPSPRTPAINTLVAPHSAPILRRSTGKRMLRPDSLIIYRQKKECKSPMGAGVGENNNVELKSYSFVRRLFQGSMREKSSGGEGRIQKMVIGEEKAPSRDGDSRMSWTNDKDTTDGGPGSRRSSKTDQERSPGSIPSPGFSCTLERTNNGFTKGTTDGVNNGITNGNHSSNYDDANDPWKRASPPPVPRRKFGELYRSKSELRLRCSVALSEQEHFFDFCGLDMDMIERLGRENFLSGASSIDTLSLALRSVGGDGCGGSEPSEFSRHSGDGLFQEELADQLPTGVSIIERNARVIKWLYGCRNAAREGPKESTV; this is translated from the coding sequence ATGAAGCCACTAACCCCAATTGGATCCCCCTCTCCTCTGAGGCTCCTCAACAAGGGTCCAGACTATCTGCGCAGGCAGATAGACGGTGGAGGTCATGGCCGCTCAATCAGCGCTGTGGAGAGGCTTGAGGCGGACAAAGCCAAATATGTTAAGAGCCAGCAGGTAATCAACACCAAGCAGGAGCCTGTACTGGTACCTTGTGCTACCCCACCACCACAGCCCCGGCGAGCTCTTGTCATTCCCAGTAGCTTGACGCCTCATCTTCCCCCACGCCGATCATCCAACACCCCCTACTCTACACTCTCTGGCTCCTTCACctcaaaagatgaaaatgaaaatgatgactCAAGAAAGGAGAACCGACGGACTTCTGTTGACGTTGAGGCCCACAACAGGAGTAACGTTAACAATGTAATGCTTCCCAGCCCCAGGACACCTGCAATTAACACCTTGGTAGCACCACACAGCGCCCCTATACTCAGGAGGAGCACAGGCAAACGCATGCTGAGGCCGGACTCGCTCATCATCTACAGACAGAAGAAAGAGTGCAAGAGTCCCATGGGTGCAGGGGTGGGAGAGAACAACAATGTGGAACTGAAAAGCTACAGTTTTGTCCGCCGCCTCTTCCAGGGGTCGATGAGAGAGAAGAGTAGCGGAGGTGAGGGCAGAATCCAGAAAATGGTGATTGGTGAAGAGAAAGCGCCATCACGGGATGGAGACTCCCGCATGTCATGGACCAACGACAAAGACACTACAGATGGTGGACCAGGGAGCAGGAGGTCTAGTAAAACTGACCAAGAACGCAGCCCAGGTTCTATCCCCAGCCCCGGGTTTAGCTGTACACTTGAACGGACTAATAATGGATTTACAAAAGGTACCACTGATGGAGTTAACAATGGTATCACCAATGGCAACCACTCAAGTAACTACGATGATGCGAATGACCCATGGAAGCGggcatcaccaccaccagtacCCAGAAGGAAGTTTGGGGAACTGTATCGCTCTAAGTCAGAACTGCGTCTGCGCTGCTCTGTAGCGTTATCAGAGCAGGAGCATTTCTTTGACTTCTGTGGACTGGACATGGACATGATAGAGCGTCTGGGTCGGGAGAATTTTCTCTCCGGTGCCAGCTCCATAGACACACTGTCATTGGCGCTCCGCAGTGTAGGCGGGGACGGCTGTGGTGGCTCAGAGCCCAGCGAGTTCTCCCGCCACTCAGGAGACGGGCTGTTCCAGGAGGAGCTTGCTGATCAGCTTCCCACTGGTGTTTCAATCATTGAGAGAAACGCTCGTGTCATCAAGTGGCTTTACGGGTGTAGGAATGCTGCTCGCGAAGGACCCAAAGAGTCAACTGTTTAA